Genomic segment of Pongo pygmaeus isolate AG05252 chromosome 1, NHGRI_mPonPyg2-v2.0_pri, whole genome shotgun sequence:
ACATCAAGTTTTAGCTACATTGTTGAAATACAAATATGCAGATTTTATCACTGAAAAAATCTCAATTGTGTTTCTTCATCAGAACTTCAACTGAACCTAGAACTTTTTCACACCTCgattagaaagaaaacaaaacaaaacaaaacaaaaacccagaaaaaaataaactataagtTGATTGGCTGCTGAGACAGCAAGGACTTTTTACAGAGACCTGTACAGCATCGCACCAAGAGGGGCGATGTCTGGCAAGAGATTAAATAGCTGTGTCTCGCTTTGTGCAGGTCACCAACTTGTTAACTCGTCATACTATAAAGGGGTAGCTGGGAGGAGGACCAAACTGTGGGGATCCAAGGGTATGTGCAATGTACAAcgtcatatatatacacacgtggcAGCGTAGCCGCTGCAGCTAAAGGTTAAAACCAGTTCTAAGAGGTGATCTCAGGGTTATTCATACAAtcaaggaggagagaaagaggtcAGGGTGTTGTAGGTTCACACATGATACTTTGGgggaaaagcctttttttttttctcctcaacgtttaactaaaaacatttttaaaaactacagctTGCTGCTGACCCAGCGTTTTCTCTTGTTTCCATGTGAGACATTATTATTACAGTATGTTTACAGTATCAGGTGTACAGTACAGTACATGAAAGGGTCTACACTCTACTGCACAGGCCTCTCCAGTGAACAGGGTCTGTTCACAACTGCGAACTTCTTGGCTCCTGCAAGATTGTGAATGTACAACAATAAACCACACAGTTCAGCAGTCACCTTTTTTgtccttcagaattttttttttgtattttttcttttttttttttttttaccattaaaaaCAGTTATGAAATGTGGCATCCCGTTGATGCAAGGACTGGgaaagccatttttattttatttttttccccaaactcaCTGTAAACAACAGTAActttggttaaaataaaaaaagtcttcTATGTAGGCAGAGCTTTGTCTTTTCaaagagggtggggtggggtcctGAGGGGAGTAAGGTGAGGACAAGGAACAGAAAGGCGTGAGGTGAtggagggaggggaggtggaaggaggaaagagaaacaggAGAGACTTTTTCCCAAGGGAGAAGCTGGACAGCACAGGGTAAACTGGATTCTGAGGTGGTTTTGCATAAATAAAGGGCAACAGTCAGTTTCTAAGTTctccacacacgcacacacacacgggggGGAGGTGTCCCACGGCTGTCATGACTGGCCAATCAAAAACAGTACATCACAAATGACTTGTGAAACCAATGAGTTCATCAACGGTGATACCGAGATGTCCAACAGCCGTGATTCGTACAGAGTAAACTCTGAGTGGTTCTCGTCCACCTTGGCCAGGGCAAGCAGCGCGCGGGCAGCCCGCCGCATCATGTCCACACTAGTTGGCTCAAAGGGTGGGTTCTGCATGTGGAGGAGGCTGGCCTGGCTCTGCTGGAACTGCGTGGCGGCAAGGCTGTCCTCTAGGAAGCCCAGGAGGTTGCCGATACTGCCCTTCTGCACTGCAATGGCACGAGCTGCCAGGCTGTCCCCCTGAGCCAGGTTGGCCAGCAGTACCACAGCCATCTCCCGGCACACCGGGTTCTTTCGGTCACTGAGGAAGCGCACCATAGTGCTATACAACTTCTCCAGGCGGCTGAAGGGGGGTGTGGCCAGAATCAGGTCCACATTGTTGTCCTGGATGCTGAGTTTGCTGAGGGTTTCCAAGACCAGTCTTTGCGGGGAAAGGACGGCATTGGGGCCCAGGGTGGAAAAGGGGTCCTGGGCTTCAGCTGAAGGGCAAACTGCCCAGTGTAGGAGTCCGTCCAGGACAGGCAGGCAAATGCTCTCGGGGTATGGGGATAGGTCCAACTGCCCCGAGATGTTGGCGAGTGTAACCAAGGTGTTTTCCCGGAGCATCTCCAAGCAGTCCCACCACCACTCCACTTTGTTGCAGCTCACCCCTTGGTcctgttcctcctccttctcataaGTTAGTGGTGCCTGCTTCCGTTCTGGGTGCTTGTGGTGCAGCAGGATCAGCTTGCCCAGGATGAGCAGCAGCCCTGGGTGTTTGGACATCTCAAAGTCATTGCCTGGCACAAATGACAGGCTTCGAATGGTATTGGAGACACAGACGCAGCGCTTGGCAAGAGAATCCTGCCAGTCCAGAAGGGTACACAGTGGGGTCTCATCCTTACTGTGGGGTTCGTCCTCTAGGATCTTGATGTTCCGGTGGCTCTGTGCTGGGTTAATGCCAAATGGAAACTTGCTGCTCTCCTTGATGGCCTCTGAACTCTTAGCTCCATCCTCGGTCAAGGTGCTAGACCGAGTAGACAACATGTCATCCATAGTGGCTGTGATCCGTTTTTCTGGAGGTCCATCAGGCGGGGGCCCCTCCTGGTCTGTTGTCCCTGGCGTACCCTCTGCTGTTGTCACATGCTTCCGAGGGGCTGGTGGGCAGGGTGCATGAGGCCGGGAAAGCAGCAGCTCTGTCTTGCTCTCGAAGTGGGTCTGGATATGCTCAGTGGTGTCCCCCCCACCAATCCGCCAGTGCAGCAGGCCACTGTCAAACTCCTGCACACGCCCAAGCTTATCTGAGCAGTCCACCACAAATGGGTCATTCTTCTGTACGATCTTTACTGGAAGCTTGTCAAACTTACTGATCAGCTTCTCCTCACTATTCTCTGAAGCTGGCTTGTCCTTGCCTGAAAAGGCTATCTCCTCGTCATTTTCAActacttcctcttcttcttcctcttctagtTTAGGACCTAgaagttcttcttcttcttccccaccCTCCATGGGAGCTGGACTAGACACCTTGCTGAACCTCCCAGGATCCAGTAGTGTTCTCTGTCCTGGGTCACCCACCTCATACTCCTTTAAAATGCCAAAGATCTCAATCAGGCATCGTCGGAAATATTCTACAAGGAGCTCTAGCAACCCTGGGagctaaaaagagaaagaacaggaaaTAAATTAAGGGAGAAAAGTGGCCTAAGAACAGAATTCTTGACTTGAGAGACCTCCCCAAGTCTTCTGTATCAGTTGGGAGAGGCAGAGTTGCTCCTTTCCCAAAGGTTCTCCACAGAGCAAATTGTTCATCTTAATCTCTTCTATGCCCAACacaaagttctttcttctgcccaACCTACCTTCATGTAAGCCTATCTCCAGAAAACTAGCCAACAGCTTTGCACCTCACCCACCAGGGCCAATCATCTCTTAGCCTTCTCTTTTCCCAATCAATCTTCTGCTTTTCCTCACCAGGCCAGTTTTCAACCTGGTGGTCATTGCCATTATCTCTTTTAGGTCACTCTCTCCATCTCACTGCCAAGTGGAACCCAAGCTTAGGCATGGTGACTCAAGCTAAgagaagagaatgcaatgtgggCAGATGTTCATGGCTCTCTTCTCCAAGCTCCCCACAAGTCCAGGGGGCTGGAACTCCATGGATCTTGCAACATAAGGAGTGGGACGAGGCTTCAGCTCTCCAAACACTGGTCCAAGCTGGCGCTACAGAGACCCAAATTCCACCTTGGATAATATACAGGCCATTTATTTacctctagaagaaaacactcCTCTCCAGTCACAATCTTTGGCTGAACAGTAGAGCAGATGGAAAAAAAGAGTAAGGGCTTTCAAATTAGATCTAGGGggctggaagcagtggctcacacctgtaatcccaacacttttttttttttttttttttttttttgagacgaagtctcactctgtcatccaggctggagtatagtggtgtgatctcagttggCTGTAGCCgtcgcttcctgggttcaagcgatttttctcctgccttagcctcccaagtagctgggattacaggcgcctgccaccatgtcgggctagtgtgtgagagtgtgttttttttttttttttttttttttttgagacacagtcccgctctgttgcccaggctggagtgcagtggcgcgatctcagctcactgcaacctctgcctcctgggttcaaagtgattctcctgcctctgcctcccaagtagctgggattagaggtgtgtgccaccaggcccggctaatttttatatttttggtagagatggagtttcaccatattggccaggatggtcttgaactcctaacctcaagtgatccacccaccttggccttccaaagtgctaggattactggcgtgagccactgcacccagcctaatttttatagttttaatagagatagagtttcaccatgttagccagctggtctcaaactcctgacctcaaatgatcctcctgcctcagactcctgaagtgctgggattacaggcgtgagccactgtgcccagccagtaatcccaacactttggaaggttgaagtgggagaatcacttgagcctaggagtttgagaccagcctgggcaacacagtgagaccctgcctctacaaaaaataaagaagttagcCGGGGCctggaacggtggctcacacctgtaatcctagtactttgagaggctaaggcaggtgaatcacttgatcccaggagtttgagatcagcctgggcaacatggtgaagcctcatctctcaaaaaaaaaaattagctgagcatgagcatgttggcacgcacctgtagtcccagccacttgggaagctgaggtgggaggatcacctgagcctcggaagttgagactgcagtgagctgtgattgcaccactgcactctagcttgagtaatggagaccctgtctcaaaataaataaatagctggacatggtggcatttgcctgtagtcccagctactaaggagactgaggcaagaggatcgcttgagcccaggagtttgaggctgcagcgagccatgagggcactactacactccagcctaggtgccagagtctcttaaaaaaaaaaaattctggctttTCCAGGAAGTAGctgtataaaatgataaaaattcccAAACTTTACAGGGTTGTTCTGAGGTGTAAATGGGAGATATCAAATACCTGGCATAcgaaaaatgctctatcaaaatttttcctttctcatGGTAGGCAATATTATGCAATGGAAATAATCAGGCTTAGGAATCAGATAGATTCTACTGACAGCTATGTGAACCTCAACAAGGATAAGACTCTGAGCCTATTTACTCATCCCTAAATAGCCATATCTCCTGTCTCTGAGGGCTGTTGCTAGGATGacatgaaacaaaatattaaggACCTGGCACAAAATAAGAGCACAATAAATGGTAACTATTAATAAGTCAGCTCCTTGATATACAGGTTGGTAGGTACTAAAGatgatcaaaagaaaaagagtaggATGATGCAGCACAAACTCTTTCCAGCACCTCCACTAGTGTGCACATCCTATGGAGGGTGGGTCTGAAGAATCAGCTTTTTGACAATGTTGTAGGGCCGggcgcggtcgctcacgcctgtaataccagcactttgggaggctgaggcaggtggatcacgaggtcaggagatcgagaccatcctggctaacacagtgaaaccccatttctactaaaaacacaaaaaattagctaagcgtggtggcgggcgcctgtagtcccagctacttgggagactgaggcaggagaatggcgtgaacccaggaggtggaagtcgcagtgagccgtgatagcgccactgcactccagccctgggcgacagagagactccgtctcaaaaaaaaaaaaaaagagagagtattGTTAAACCACCAAATCCCCCATCCACTCTACATCTAAGGAAACTGGGATCAACAAAGGCCCCTACTGttcagagaagaaagggaaaaatggaaaaaacatacTCTGCTCACTGATAAAAATTTGACCACAGAttcaggctgggcctggtggctcatgcctgtaatcctagcactttgggaggatcacttaactCAGGAGTTCAtgaacctaggcaacatagtgagacctcgtctctattaaaaaaacacagattCTTCTACAAAATGTGGTGTCCCCACTGGCATCAATAGAATCTGCATTCTTACTAATACCACAAAGTGTCTCCCAAATTCCTTTCAAAGTCAGTCCTGTGTTAAGGTTATCATGTAAACAAATTATTATtgctctcaaaatcctgggccCGTGCCCAGAGGCAAAGGAAGCAAAGTACTGGCATGGAAGATATctacaagagagaaagagaaagaccacGGTGGCTAAAGATGAGACATTCCCATTGTCTACGCTAAGAAGATCCCAAACCCTCTCAATCTTCCCCAGGCACCGATACTCACCTGACTGAGGTTGAAGGTCATGATGCTGTTGTCATCATATAGCAGGATGTTGATGGTATCTAATGCCCATGTGCTCTCTGCCAGGAGACCAGACTTGAGGGACATCATTACCCGCCATGCCTCCGGGGTTCCTGAAATAAACCTCCATGTCGTCCATCCACCAAGCCCAGGTTGGCTGGAGGCACCCCCAGGGCTGCCCATCAGTGAAGCTACTCTGAAGATAACACAAGGTGGAAGGCAGTTTCTGTCTGGGAGATGAAACACACCAGCCCCTCATGGCTTCTAAGCTGTCTGTCTAGGACTTCATTGCATGGCAATGAAGGAAAACCTTTAGTTagcttatttcttccttttccaaagttCTTTGGTTCTATTTTAGTCAACACTGGACCAGATTCAACGTCATCCAGAATAGTAAGGTGGAGGGAACAATGGACAAGACGGAAAGGGGCAGATTAGGCAATCGAATGAGGAAGATCTCCTTACCAATGTCTTTCATTGTGAGCCGCCTCCTCTGCTTCAACACAGGCTGTGTGGCTTCAACAGAGCCAGGTGGGAAGGTGATATCCCGCCGAATCATGGGGGGCTGCACAGGGGCAGGTGCTATGTGCGAGGCAGGTACTGGGGGACCTGCCTTCTGCATTTTCATCCCAGAGTGCAGGAATGGAGACTTGCTAGGAGAGGTGCGGTTCTCCATTGGCCGGGGCAGGGGAGCAGGGCTGGATACCTGAGGAATGTGATTCTGCATGCTTGGCGGGGGCTGGTAGTTAGATGGAGGGGGCCTTGTCATGGGGGGCACAGGGGCAGAGGGACCATATGGGGGCTGGCGTGTGCCATGGGAAGGCCACGGGCCTTCGTGGTTGGCCCTCTGATCTGTGTGCAGCATTTCATCTGTTCGGTTCACGCCATGATAGGCGGGGCCCTGGGGGGCAGAGCCCGTGCTCTGCCTGTTGGCATAATTATAGGTCATGTCATTACGCCCCTGCCACATAGTGCCTTGCTGAGCAACCTCAGCTGATGCCTGTATGGGGCCGCCCATCATTTGCGGTGGCATGTTTTGCTGGGCATTGGTGCCAGGGGGTGCAGAGACACGGTCTCGGCcaaactggaatggaaattggttcTGGGGGCCGCCTGCTGGTCGGCGCTCAGTAGCAGCGGTGGCAGTGGCAGGATAGGCATTGCCATACTGGTTGTACACATCTTGCTGAGGGGAAGGCTGGGCAGCTTGTTGCTGGCTggcaggctggggctgggctgggggcaaCTGCTGCTGCTGAGGCTGCCCCTGCCCAGTGCTGTATGGCACGCTGTACATCTCCCCTTCGTGCCGCTTGGCAGGAGGGCCATATGTGCCATCCATTGGCCGCTTGTAATTCTAAGGCAGAGACAAGCAGAGGGGAAGTTAATACTCTGCACTCAGGGACATAAAGCCCACAGATGCCAAGATGGCTACAACCAGATGCTTGGTGGACACAGACTCCAAGAAAAATGGGAATCACCTTAACAAATTATCTTTTGAAGTTGTTTCCAAAAGCAACCAccactctttcttcccttcccttgcttaagtagaaaaatatacaaaacctaaaaatcaaaataaggtCTATTTCTAGCCCCTTCCAACTCCAAATAGAGAAGAGATTGAGGATTTGGCTCTTCAGGCAGGACTGGCCAGTCAGGTGAGAGAAGAATGCCAAAATATCTAAAGTGAGCTTCTTAGACTTCAACACGTTAGATTAGTTTACTAACCAGCTTTCAAGGTGAACCTGCATGCCAGTCCATTCCCAGCTACCCTCCTcacctgctgctgctgttgaTACATTGTAGTCTGctggctggggaaggggctgcCAGAAGGGGTGCCTTGGGTGGAGAACTGATTGCCATAGGAATCATGTCTACAGGAGGCAAAGAAACACAGGATCAGGGTGGGCAGTGGCGAAGCCCAATCCACAGCAGCACCAAGACCAGGCTTTACTCAccgttgctgctgctgctgctgctgcgggGGGTAGCGGCTAGGAGAATACATCCCCGAGTCTGGGTTGGAAGGCATGAGATTCGGCTGTGGGGCCCCAGTGCTCATGTTTCCCTCAGGCCCTATTCCAGGCTCCGTCCTAAACAAAATTGGAGAGGCAGATTGAGCCCACTATAGCTTCAGGGTGCTGGAGGAGTGGACAGGAGCTGGGGTCATGCTTACCTCACTCTGTCATAAGGACCTCCATAGGGATAATGCTGTCGTGGTCCCATCGCCACATTTCCTAGCCCAGGGCCGGCAGCACGACTGTAGGGGTCACCCATCCCGCCATTGGGGCCCTGCCCTGAGGACATGAAGGGATCACTCCCTGGAGCTGAGCGTAGAAAAGCAAGCAGTGAACAAACTGGTAAGTTGGCAAGCCTGGTAATCTACCCTTTGCCTGGTCCAAAGACCCAGGCCCTCTTCAGAGTTCAGGTGTGATCTCATTGTTTTCCAGACAAGTTCAAAACAGAGATCTAAAGAGGCCCCAACCAGCGAAAAGCATGTACTTGTTAAGGGATGACAAGGTGAAGCCAAGGAGAAGACAAGAAAGGAGGTAAGGATGAAGAGGGGTAGTTAGGGCAGGAAATGCATTATCTCAGAGGATGGCTCCACAAGCACTCTGAGCCACTCCAAAGATTTTCTCCCCATTTCACTGGCCCTGTCTTTACGAGCACAAGTTCAAATAGCAATCAGATCAGTCACCTTTCCTCATGCTGCCATAAGGATCCTTATTTGGCTCATAGGACATGCGCCCCATCATGTCAGAGGTATTCATACTGGGCTGATACCCAGGGTTTGGAGTCATGGAATTCCGCTTCTGGAATGTGGAGTCACTTCCATCATTAAAGGCATCCTGGATCCCAACTGAATTGCTCCTGCTCCAGAGTGAGGAAAACCAAGTAAACCACAAATAAACCAATTCCTCCAATATAACAAAGGACACGCAGGAGTCACTGGCTGGGAAGGCAGAGGCAAGGACCACCCTTGGGCTGCAAGGAGTTCCCATGCACTTATCTTCAGCCATCCTCCCAGCCATCTGCCCCGGCTCTTGGCCTTACCTCATGCCTGGCAATGGGGGGATCTGACTGTGTGGTGTGGATGCTGGAGTTGGTGGCTTTAAGTCTCCTCCTTCTGCCATGGAACTGCTGGTTGACTGGGGAGTCTGGGGCCCCTGCATAGATCCTGATCCCGCTGTGGACAGAGATACAAGTTGAGCAGTTTGCTTGGCATGACAGTGTTTAACTCTCACACAAACACACGAATGACCCAGAATCTCTTTGGGAAAGTTCCTCCTAAGGCCTTTAAAGCCTGATCACCCTTCTTAGCAGAGGATCTACAAGGCCAGGTCATAAAGATGGGAATTTGAGGGTTTTGTAGCTCTTTTTGTTTTACATGTAGAAAAGAGGAGTGATGTGGCCATGACATCACCATGCTGGTGATTCCCTGAGTCATTGCCAGCTTCCCTGGCTATTTCTCTTCACTCCTCCAAAGGACCTTGTCTAACCTACTAAACCCTGTAATGCTGGTGCATGAGCTCCAGTCAGAGCCTCCCAAATCCCGGGTGGGGAGGGGGTCCCAAATCTGGGATGCATTTTAGGAGTCTAGGAGCTCCTGTTCTAAAGCATCCAGCATGGTGTCACCTCTCAACTTCAAATGTTCTTCTAAGCTGATGAGTACAAAACTACTAGTAATTAATGTTTCCAATAGTTACCATTCCCAGCAGTAGATATCCCActgctgaggcctccccagctgatGAGTCATCTCAGGCACTCATTACACCCTCAGAGGTCAACGCCAGGGCACATGTGTTTACACCCACCTTCCAGGAACCCTGGCCTTCTTCCCTCTCCAGGCTCACCCtaggcctcagcctcctctcaGAAAGGAGGGTGAGCAGAGGCACTCCCATCAGGGAGTTCCATTCATatcccttccccactccctcctTCCCATTCATTACCATCTCAGCTCCCTGGGGAATTCAGGGCTCTAGTCTGAGCTGCATTCTAAGGTGCTGACATCAATGGGCCAAGGCTCCCAGATGGCCCTGCCTTGCTGCCATTTATCAGTTCCCCCAACTCCTCTTGTGCCCCTCCCATTCAACAGTTTACAAACATTTGGCAAGTTGCCAGCTgcacaacaaaaattaaaacttaaggGCTGCCGCAGAGTACCTCCCAAGGGAGTTTTCACTGCCCACTCTCTAGTCAGCCAACCTGTTAAACCCTGTGGTAGGGCAAGGCAGAGCACAGATCCTTGGCATAGCCTGTTGGATAAGCCTCTTATTCATATCCTGAATAAGAGGCTAGGGCAACAGGTCCTCTCAGCCTTGGTGGGGCCACTAACCCCATCCTTACCAGGAGAGGGAGGCTGGATCTTGGGCTGGGACTTCTTGGAATCAGCAGCTGCAAAGATGTCTGGGGGAGGGTCTTCTCCCCGTTCAATCTTGCATTCAAAGGCATAGAGACACTGGATATACTGCTTTTTCAAGGAGCTGGCAGCACTGCTTGAAGTGCCCACATTGAGGTTGGTTGCAAGTTCCCGccattttttgttcttgttgacCTGTATAACCAAACCAAAGGAGTCAGGGTATATCTACCACCTGGTTTTCCTGCCCATAAGCCCCAAGCCCCATCAGGCTGTAAGGTATTCATCTTTGTAGAATCACAGTTCTTAGACAATTGAAAAAGTTAATCTTGCTTGGTGGATAGTGTTAAATCTGCAGCTGGCTTCATTTTACCCTCAGGATGTTCCACTGCAACTATCAGACTGTGCTTATTCACAACAGGGCAAATTTCACATTACTACTGGAACAGAATTCAGAGTCCGGTTTTTTAGTACGCTGCTGAAAAGTGGTGTACAAATCATCTGGATATCtaaatcctatttatttatttttgagacagaaaaaataaatctcgctctgtcgcctaggctggagtgcagtggtgcgatcttggctcgctgtaacctctgcctcccgggctcaagcgattctcttatctcagcctcctgagtagctgggattacaggcgtgcaccaccacgcctggctaatttttg
This window contains:
- the ARID1A gene encoding AT-rich interactive domain-containing protein 1A isoform X3 yields the protein MAAQVAPAAASSLGNPPPPPPSELKKAEQQQREEAGGEAAAAAAAERGEMKAAAGQESEGPAVGPPQPLGKELQDGAESNGGGGGGGAGGPGAEPDLKNSNGNAGPRPALNNNLTEPPGGGGGGSSDGVGAPPHSAAAALPPPAYGFGQPYGRSPSAVAAAAAAVFHQQHGGQQSPGLAALQSGGGGGLEPYAGPQQNSHDHGFPNHQYNSYYPNRSAYPPPAPAYALSSPRGGTPGSGAAAAAGSKPPPSSSASASSSSSFAQQRFGAMGGGGPSAAGGGTPQPTATPTLNQLLTSPSSARGYQGYPGGDYGGGPQDGGAGKGPADMASQCWGAAAAAAAAAAAASGGAQQRSHHAPMSPGSSGGGGQPLARTPQPSSPMDQMGKMRPQPYGGTNPYSQQQGPPSGPQQGHGYPGQPYGSQTPQRYPMTMQGRAQSAMGGLSYTQQIPPYGQQGPSGYGQQGQTPYYNQQSPHPQQQQPPYSQQPPSQTPHAQPSYQQQPQSQPPQLQSSQPPYSQQPSQPPHQQSPAPYPSQQSTTQQHPQSQPPYSQPQAQSPYQQQQPQQPAPSTLSQQAAYPQPQSQQSQQTAYSQQRFPPPQELSQDSFGSQASSAPSMTSSKGGQEDMNLSLQSRPSSLPDLSGSIDDLPMGTEGALSPGVSTSGISSSQGEQSNPAQSPFSPHTSPHLPGIRGPSPSPVGSPASVAQSRSGPLSPAAVPGNQMPPRPPSGQSDSIMHPSMNQSSIAQDRGGYPRQPNYNALPNANYPSAGMAGGINPMGAGGQMHGQPGIPPYGTLPPGRMSHTSMGNRPYGPNMANMPPQVGSGMCPPPGGMNRKTQETAVAMHVAANSIQNRPPGYPNMNQGGMMGTGPPYGQGINSMAGMINPQGPPYSMGGTMANNSAGMAASPEMMGLGDVKLTPATKMNNKADGTPKTESKSKKSSSSTTTNEKITKLYELGGEPERKMWVDRYLAFTEEKAMGMTNLPAVGRKPLDLYRLYVSVKEIGGLTQVNKNKKWRELATNLNVGTSSSAASSLKKQYIQCLYAFECKIERGEDPPPDIFAAADSKKSQPKIQPPSPAGSGSMQGPQTPQSTSSSMAEGGDLKPPTPASTPHSQIPPLPGMSRSNSVGIQDAFNDGSDSTFQKRNSMTPNPGYQPSMNTSDMMGRMSYEPNKDPYGSMRKAPGSDPFMSSGQGPNGGMGDPYSRAAGPGLGNVAMGPRQHYPYGGPYDRVRTEPGIGPEGNMSTGAPQPNLMPSNPDSGMYSPSRYPPQQQQQQQRHDSYGNQFSTQGTPSGSPFPSQQTTMYQQQQQNYKRPMDGTYGPPAKRHEGEMYSVPYSTGQGQPQQQQLPPAQPQPASQQQAAQPSPQQDVYNQYGNAYPATATAATERRPAGGPQNQFPFQFGRDRVSAPPGTNAQQNMPPQMMGGPIQASAEVAQQGTMWQGRNDMTYNYANRQSTGSAPQGPAYHGVNRTDEMLHTDQRANHEGPWPSHGTRQPPYGPSAPVPPMTRPPPSNYQPPPSMQNHIPQVSSPAPLPRPMENRTSPSKSPFLHSGMKMQKAGPPVPASHIAPAPVQPPMIRRDITFPPGSVEATQPVLKQRRRLTMKDIGTPEAWRVMMSLKSGLLAESTWALDTINILLYDDNSIMTFNLSQLPGLLELLVEYFRRCLIEIFGILKEYEVGDPGQRTLLDPGRFSKVSSPAPMEGGEEEEELLGPKLEEEEEEEVVENDEEIAFSGKDKPASENSEEKLISKFDKLPVKIVQKNDPFVVDCSDKLGRVQEFDSGLLHWRIGGGDTTEHIQTHFESKTELLLSRPHAPCPPAPRKHVTTAEGTPGTTDQEGPPPDGPPEKRITATMDDMLSTRSSTLTEDGAKSSEAIKESSKFPFGINPAQSHRNIKILEDEPHSKDETPLCTLLDWQDSLAKRCVCVSNTIRSLSFVPGNDFEMSKHPGLLLILGKLILLHHKHPERKQAPLTYEKEEEQDQGVSCNKVEWWWDCLEMLRENTLVTLANISGQLDLSPYPESICLPVLDGLLHWAVCPSAEAQDPFSTLGPNAVLSPQRLVLETLSKLSIQDNNVDLILATPPFSRLEKLYSTMVRFLSDRKNPVCREMAVVLLANLAQGDSLAARAIAVQKGSIGNLLGFLEDSLAATQFQQSQASLLHMQNPPFEPTSVDMMRRAARALLALAKVDENHSEFTLYESRLLDISVSPLMNSLVSQVICDVLFLIGQS